One window of Cucurbita pepo subsp. pepo cultivar mu-cu-16 unplaced genomic scaffold, ASM280686v2 Cp4.1_scaffold000855, whole genome shotgun sequence genomic DNA carries:
- the LOC111785941 gene encoding NAC domain containing protein 50-like encodes MCKSEELEDYTPPSIIANPKPFSLMKYKRRRQSDLPSELSKASENSSMSNEELSLSEIATASQTDVTTSSATTPTTKNFLSTLVEYSLLESTEPKDSPAPPPALETSDLSSSVHPSILKFIQDLQHEIHKTSMERETLKFELLSARAMISILQSRIVVLNKEINDLKSN; translated from the coding sequence ATGTGCAAAAGTGAGGAACTCGAGGATTATACTCCACCTTCGATTATCGCTAATCCGAAACCCTTCTCGCTTATGAAGTATAAACGAAGAAGGCAAAGCGACTTACCCTCTGAACTTTCAAAAGCTTCAGAAAACTCATCCATGTCAAACGAAGAACTCAGTCTATCTGAAATTGCCACTGCATCGCAGACGGATGTAACGACGAGTAGTGCGACGACACCAACTACGAAAAACTTTCTTTCTACCTTAGTGGAATATTCACTCTTAGAATCTACAGAACCAAAGGATTCCCCTGCTCCTCCACCTGCCTTAGAAACCTCAGATCTTAGTTCATCTGTGCATCCAAGCATCCTGAAATTCATCCAAGATTTGCAACATGAGATCCACAAGACTTCTATGGAGAGGGAGACACTGAAGTTTGAGCTGTTGAGCGCTCGAGCCATGATCAGTATCCTTCAATCCCGGATTGTCGTGCTGAATAAGGAAATCAATGATTTGAAATCAAACTGA